One segment of Vespa velutina chromosome 17, iVesVel2.1, whole genome shotgun sequence DNA contains the following:
- the LOC124955204 gene encoding methyltransferase-like 26 isoform X1: protein MNIIHCAASHSRSTSMAAKKLIYPAAERNKDPILSVLRRYIQRGTTQKFLEISSGSGQHIAHFAPHFPHITFYPSEYETRLLESIAAHANGFSNIKNPLKIDITTDYQTWGNGIFLEKSIDYIYNANMMHCAPYQCSIGLFKNAGKLLKANGVLFTYGPYAIDGTITPESNVQFDRSLRSMNSDWGLRELRELENLAEENNVKLVEIFNMPSNNKVIIWKKN from the exons ATGAACATAATTCATTGTGCTGCCAGTCACAG TAGGTCCACAAGTATGGCTGCTAAAAAACTGATATATCCAGCGGCAGAACGTAATAAGGATCCTATTTTATCAGTTTTACGACGATACATACAACGTGGTACAACTCAGAAGTTTCTGGAGATATCCTCGGGTTCGGGACAACACATTGCTCATTTCGCTCCTCATTTTCCACACATTACATTTTATCCTTCAGAATATGAAACACGATTATTAGAAAGTATTGCCGCACATGCTAATGggttttctaatataaaaaaccctttaaaaatagatattactACCGATTATCAAACCTGGGGTAATGgtatttttttggaaaaaagtatagattacatatataatgctAATATGATGCACTGTGCACCATATCAATGTTCAATcggtttatttaaaaatgctGGCAAATTATTAAAAGCTAATGGTGTTCTATTTACATACGGCCCTTATGCTATTGATGGGACTATCACACCAGAAAGTAATGTACAATTTGACAGATCTTTAAGATCAATGAATTCTGATTGGGGCCTCAGAGAATTGAGAGAATTAGAAAACTTAgctgaagaaaataatgttaagcTTGTAGAAATCTTTAATATGCcttctaataataaagttattatttggaaaaaaaattag
- the LOC124955204 gene encoding methyltransferase-like 26 isoform X2, which translates to MNIIHCAASHRSTSMAAKKLIYPAAERNKDPILSVLRRYIQRGTTQKFLEISSGSGQHIAHFAPHFPHITFYPSEYETRLLESIAAHANGFSNIKNPLKIDITTDYQTWGNGIFLEKSIDYIYNANMMHCAPYQCSIGLFKNAGKLLKANGVLFTYGPYAIDGTITPESNVQFDRSLRSMNSDWGLRELRELENLAEENNVKLVEIFNMPSNNKVIIWKKN; encoded by the exons ATGAACATAATTCATTGTGCTGCCAGTCACAG GTCCACAAGTATGGCTGCTAAAAAACTGATATATCCAGCGGCAGAACGTAATAAGGATCCTATTTTATCAGTTTTACGACGATACATACAACGTGGTACAACTCAGAAGTTTCTGGAGATATCCTCGGGTTCGGGACAACACATTGCTCATTTCGCTCCTCATTTTCCACACATTACATTTTATCCTTCAGAATATGAAACACGATTATTAGAAAGTATTGCCGCACATGCTAATGggttttctaatataaaaaaccctttaaaaatagatattactACCGATTATCAAACCTGGGGTAATGgtatttttttggaaaaaagtatagattacatatataatgctAATATGATGCACTGTGCACCATATCAATGTTCAATcggtttatttaaaaatgctGGCAAATTATTAAAAGCTAATGGTGTTCTATTTACATACGGCCCTTATGCTATTGATGGGACTATCACACCAGAAAGTAATGTACAATTTGACAGATCTTTAAGATCAATGAATTCTGATTGGGGCCTCAGAGAATTGAGAGAATTAGAAAACTTAgctgaagaaaataatgttaagcTTGTAGAAATCTTTAATATGCcttctaataataaagttattatttggaaaaaaaattag